From the Clostridium putrefaciens genome, one window contains:
- a CDS encoding S41 family peptidase, producing the protein MDFDNNETGRGFNKNKRSRKTIWIVIALLFITNVGTFFIGSAYSYFVPRSVKSSPEFKKSMEDIKDVDKFKKVFSIREMLYKLYDGPMEDKDMLDGALKGMTASLKDPYTVFLDEKDFADLMEKNEGAYVGLGIQVGVKDNKIVVISVFEGSPAEKSGIISGDIIQKVNGEDFTGADMEKAVSMMKGKEKTEVPITLYREGKGAFDVSVKRDTINMVTVKGEMLDNSIAYIQISMFDEHTGDQFNKKLGELKPKGAKSLVMDLRSNPGGLLNECVKVASNFIDKDKVIVSTKDKYGEEEKYNSTGGSYIGMPLVILTDEGTASASEIVAGAIRDYEAGTLVGEKTFGKGIVQRVLDLKDGTGLKVTVSKYYTPNGENIHKVGISPNVEVKISDEMKQKPYNRATDPQFIKAIEILKK; encoded by the coding sequence ATGGATTTTGACAATAACGAAACAGGTAGAGGGTTTAATAAAAATAAAAGATCAAGGAAAACTATATGGATTGTTATAGCCTTATTATTTATAACAAATGTGGGGACCTTCTTTATAGGAAGTGCCTACTCGTATTTTGTACCTAGATCAGTAAAGTCTAGTCCTGAATTTAAAAAGTCTATGGAGGACATAAAGGATGTAGACAAATTCAAAAAAGTGTTTAGTATAAGGGAAATGTTGTATAAGTTATATGATGGGCCAATGGAAGATAAAGATATGTTAGATGGTGCTTTAAAGGGTATGACAGCTTCCTTAAAAGATCCTTATACTGTATTTTTAGATGAAAAGGATTTTGCGGATTTAATGGAGAAAAATGAGGGTGCTTATGTAGGGCTTGGAATACAAGTAGGCGTTAAGGATAACAAAATAGTTGTAATTTCGGTCTTCGAGGGATCACCTGCTGAAAAATCAGGTATAATTTCTGGCGATATAATCCAAAAGGTAAATGGTGAAGACTTTACTGGCGCTGATATGGAAAAGGCTGTATCTATGATGAAGGGTAAAGAAAAAACAGAAGTACCAATAACTCTTTATAGAGAAGGCAAAGGAGCCTTTGACGTAAGTGTTAAGAGAGATACTATAAACATGGTTACAGTAAAGGGCGAAATGCTTGATAATAGTATAGCTTACATTCAAATATCAATGTTTGATGAACATACAGGGGATCAATTTAATAAAAAGCTAGGAGAATTAAAACCTAAAGGGGCAAAGTCTTTAGTGATGGACTTAAGATCTAATCCTGGTGGACTTTTAAATGAATGTGTAAAGGTAGCTTCTAATTTTATAGATAAAGACAAGGTAATAGTGTCTACAAAGGACAAATACGGGGAAGAAGAAAAGTATAATTCTACAGGCGGAAGTTATATAGGTATGCCTTTAGTTATACTTACAGACGAAGGAACAGCTAGTGCATCTGAAATAGTAGCTGGAGCTATTAGAGACTATGAAGCAGGAACTTTAGTTGGAGAAAAGACCTTTGGTAAGGGCATAGTTCAAAGAGTTTTAGACCTTAAGGATGGTACTGGTCTTAAAGTTACAGTATCAAAATATTATACACCAAATGGTGAAAATATCCATAAGGTAGGTATTAGTCCAAATGTAGAAGTTAAGATTAGTGATGAAATGAAACAAAAACCTTATAACAGAGCTACGGATCCTCAGTTTATTAAGGCTATAGAGATATTAAAGAAATAG